The Humulus lupulus chromosome 3, drHumLupu1.1, whole genome shotgun sequence genome window below encodes:
- the LOC133824477 gene encoding uncharacterized protein LOC133824477: MISLKSRVSTAQKMKILQEPQMVSFKYLPNPTLTKSQLPLRCCSRDFSHLKPPSPYSRKRNFSTRALATLVRPEITIAERIMTVFTTPGTLGGEGNGLGGNNGGDIGGGGGGDEDNGDDDEDDDSDDDEKDDDEYIDDDGGVNGGLFRKRVLVPEVFDGKTINAILSDWKKTMEHLPLGLQQACEMGILSSAKLTRFLWFNTRPSFTRLFARHLPLNLSLDFAGMIMADPALPYKLFYEAVFSFGWSVWLDIKEYRMVERKTFRREWHLVLTNAVTNAACNAFVVWSLAPRDGLINLPRLPRNVYNVFEKNQILGKFGLDKRVSSFFRKVVVFFALGSASKLSAQILRLAAQSSNQGKEKRISIRKFSHLGKEAFAAGLSMGLVSNIRHQLMCGVDRGLDFYFDVPKATVAFGLAMRFVNVAIGTKELSWIRSEDMDNFSSTHSLLSPAEDANGFDFQTAVSTGFGIVDNFTKTQSAPQTKKRVIRKKIEANLC, translated from the coding sequence ATGATTTCTTTGAAATCAAGAGTTAGCACAGCTCAGAAGATGAAAATACTTCAGGAACCGCAGATGGTTTCATTCAAATACTTGCCAAACCCTACATTAACCAAGTCGCAACTGCCGCTTCGTTGTTGTTCCCGTGACTTCTCTCACTTAAAGCCTCCTTCTCCATACTCACGCAAAAGAAACTTCAGCACTCGTGCGCTGGCGACTCTTGTACGCCCTGAAATTACCATCGCTGAAAGAATCATGACTGTCTTCACTACCCCTGGTACTCTTGGTGGCGAAGGTAATGGACTCGGAGGAAACAATGGGGGTGATATTGGCGGCGGCGGTGGAGGTGATGAAGATAACGGCGACGACGACGAAGACGACGATAGCGATGATGATGAAAAAGACGACGATGAATACATCGATGATGACGGTGGCGTTAATGGGGGTTTATTTCGGAAGCGAGTTTTAGTTCCGGAAGTGTTTGATGGAAAGACTATAAATGCGATCTTGAGTGATTGGAAAAAGACGATGGAACATTTACCATTAGGGTTGCAGCAAGCTTGTGAGATGGGAATATTGAGTTCAGCCAAATTAACGAGGTTCCTCTGGTTCAACACGCGTCCCTCGTTTACTCGGCTTTTCGCCCGCCATCTTCCACTAAATTTGTCCCTTGATTTTGCCGGAATGATTATGGCGGACCCGGCATTGCCGTATAAGCTCTTTTATGAGGCTGTTTTCTCTTTTGGGTGGTCTGTTTGGCTTGACATCAAGGAGTATCGTATGGTAGAGCGAAAGACGTTCAGACGTGAATGGCATTTGGTGCTTACCAATGCTGTCACAAACGCAGCTTGTAATGCCTTTGTGGTTTGGTCTTTGGCTCCTCGTGATGGGCTTATCAATTTGCCAAGGCTCCCGAGAAACGTCTACAATGTATTTGAGAAGAACCAAATACTTGGGAAATTTGGTTTGGACAAAAGGGTATCTTCGTTTTTTCGAAAAGTCGTTGTTTTCTTCGCTCTCGGCTCTGCTTCGAAATTGTCTGCCCAAATTCTGAGATTGGCAGCTCAGTCTTCTAATCAAGGAAAAGAGAAGAGAATATCAATAAGGAAATTTTCCCATTTAGGTAAAGAAGCATTTGCAGCTGGGCTCTCTATGGGGTTAGTTTCGAACATTCGTCATCAGTTGATGTGTGGTGTTGATAGAGGCTTGGACTTTTACTTTGATGTGCCAAAAGCTACGGTAGCTTTTGGGTTAGCAATGAGGTTTGTAAATGTGGCCATTGGAACTAAAGAATTGAGTTGGATTAGGTCTGAGGATATGGACAACTTTTCATCTACTCACTCCTTATTGTCCCCAGCGGAAGATGCTAATGGGTTTGATTTTCAAACTGCTGTTTCAACGGGGTTTGGCATTGTTGATAACTTTACTAAGACACAATCTGCTCCTCAGACCAAGAAAAGAGTGATAAGGAAGAAGATTGAAGCAAATTTATGTTAG